In a genomic window of Streptomyces noursei ATCC 11455:
- the yczE gene encoding membrane protein YczE, translated as MSITQGSDTRRSHLPRRLVQLYTGLVAYGVSMGLMVRAGLGLEPWSVLNQGMARHTGLTIGTVTIVSGALILLLWIPLRQRPGLGTVSNVVILGLVMDATLALVPPLGPLAVRVPLLVAAIVLNGAATGLYISARFGPGPRDGLMTGLHRRTGRPVRLVRTCIEVTVLAVGFALGGSLGVGTVVYALAIGPLAQFFLRRFAIEGLPERPSTVVARSPRPSPERAILPE; from the coding sequence GTGTCCATCACCCAGGGGTCCGACACCAGGCGGTCGCATCTGCCGCGCCGGCTCGTACAGCTCTATACGGGGCTGGTGGCGTACGGCGTGAGCATGGGCCTGATGGTCCGCGCCGGCCTGGGCCTGGAGCCGTGGAGCGTGCTCAACCAGGGCATGGCGCGGCACACCGGACTGACGATCGGCACCGTCACGATCGTCTCCGGCGCACTGATCCTGCTGCTGTGGATCCCGCTGCGCCAGCGCCCGGGCCTCGGCACGGTCTCGAACGTGGTGATCCTCGGGCTGGTGATGGACGCGACGCTGGCGCTCGTCCCGCCGCTGGGCCCCCTGGCCGTCCGCGTCCCGCTGCTGGTCGCCGCGATCGTCCTCAACGGTGCCGCGACCGGCCTCTACATCAGCGCGCGCTTCGGCCCGGGGCCGCGCGACGGGCTGATGACCGGGCTGCACCGGCGCACCGGCCGCCCGGTCCGGCTGGTGCGGACCTGCATCGAGGTGACCGTCCTCGCCGTGGGTTTCGCGCTCGGCGGCTCGCTCGGCGTGGGCACTGTGGTCTACGCGCTGGCCATCGGGCCGCTGGCCCAGTTCTTCCTGCGCCGGTTCGCGATCGAGGGCCTGCCCGAGCGTCCGTCCACCGTGGTGGCCCGCTCGCCGCGACCGTCACCGGAGCGCGCGATACTGCCGGAGTGA
- a CDS encoding glycerophosphodiester phosphodiesterase gives MTPAIRLRHPYLDHPGPLPFAHRGGAADGLENTAFAFRRAVGLGYRYLETDVHATSDGALVAFHDATLDRVTDSRGAIAALPWRAVRRSRVAGREPLPLFEELLEEFPEARWNVDLKAEGALEPLLALLRRTDAWDRVCVGSFSEARVARAQRLAGGRMASSLGTRGVAGLRLRSYGRGALPLDRLLGAAVRRSAVCVQVPERQSGIRVVDPLFLRAAHALGMQVHVWTVNDADRMEALLDLGVDGIMTDHIETLRTVLTARGRWV, from the coding sequence GTGACCCCCGCGATACGCCTTCGCCATCCCTACCTCGACCACCCCGGGCCGCTGCCCTTCGCCCACCGCGGCGGGGCCGCGGACGGCCTGGAGAACACCGCCTTCGCCTTCCGCCGCGCGGTCGGCCTCGGATACCGCTATCTGGAGACCGACGTCCACGCCACCTCCGACGGCGCACTGGTCGCCTTCCACGACGCGACCCTGGACCGGGTCACCGACTCCCGGGGCGCCATCGCGGCCCTGCCCTGGCGGGCGGTCCGCCGGTCCCGGGTCGCCGGCCGGGAGCCACTGCCGCTCTTCGAGGAGTTGCTGGAGGAGTTCCCCGAGGCCCGGTGGAACGTCGACCTGAAGGCGGAGGGCGCGCTGGAGCCGCTGCTGGCGCTGCTGCGCCGCACCGACGCCTGGGACCGGGTCTGCGTCGGCTCGTTCTCCGAGGCCCGGGTGGCCCGGGCACAGCGCCTTGCCGGCGGCCGGATGGCCAGCTCGCTGGGCACCCGCGGGGTGGCCGGACTGCGTCTGCGCTCCTACGGGCGCGGGGCGCTGCCGCTGGACCGGCTGCTGGGCGCGGCGGTGCGGCGCAGCGCGGTCTGCGTCCAGGTCCCCGAGCGGCAGTCCGGGATCCGCGTCGTCGACCCCCTCTTCCTGCGCGCCGCGCACGCACTGGGCATGCAGGTCCATGTCTGGACGGTCAACGATGCCGATCGGATGGAAGCGCTGCTGGACCTCGGCGTGGACGGCATCATGACCGACCACATCGAGACCCTGCGCACGGTGCTGACCGCGCGGGGGCGCTGGGTCTAG